The following are encoded together in the Paraburkholderia dioscoreae genome:
- a CDS encoding phage virion morphogenesis protein, whose translation MDEPSSLESWAGALLSQLAPAARRTVTREIARELQRSQRTRIAQQHNPDGTDYERRKPRPKKHLRDKAGRIKRAAMFAKLRQARYLRAESDAAGLVIGFAGRVARVARVHQYGETDRVAKGGPMYKYPARVLLAFTSEDRAKIRNMLLAHLVG comes from the coding sequence ATGGACGAACCAAGCTCGCTCGAATCATGGGCCGGCGCACTGCTCTCGCAGCTCGCGCCGGCGGCCCGTCGCACCGTAACGCGCGAGATAGCGCGCGAGTTACAACGCAGTCAACGCACGCGCATCGCGCAACAGCACAACCCGGACGGCACCGACTACGAAAGGCGCAAGCCGCGCCCGAAAAAGCACCTGCGCGACAAGGCCGGCCGCATCAAGCGCGCGGCGATGTTCGCGAAGCTGAGGCAAGCCCGCTACCTGCGCGCCGAGTCTGATGCTGCCGGCCTCGTGATCGGCTTCGCCGGCCGCGTCGCACGCGTGGCTCGCGTCCACCAATACGGCGAAACCGATCGCGTCGCGAAGGGCGGCCCGATGTACAAATACCCGGCCCGTGTGTTGCTTGCGTTCACAAGCGAGGACCGCGCGAAAATCCGCAATATGTTGCTCGCCCATTTGGTTGGCTAG
- a CDS encoding phage tail protein yields MNKANSLRRALTAAVPSLATDPDKLLVFIDAGNIIATGVQSASFDYAYTLNVMLLDFAGDADIVFAALLRWVRLNQSDLLTNDELRKAGISFEADQLTQTTVDLSIKLRLTESVLVATDDAGAQTITHVDEPVPEWDMQSLVDPQWTNQARSNHGPAHCSRSSRRRPVAP; encoded by the coding sequence ATGAATAAGGCGAACAGCCTGCGCCGCGCGCTCACGGCTGCCGTGCCCTCGCTCGCGACCGATCCCGACAAGCTGCTCGTGTTCATCGACGCCGGCAACATCATCGCGACGGGCGTGCAATCGGCCTCGTTCGATTACGCCTATACGCTGAATGTGATGCTGCTCGACTTCGCCGGCGACGCCGATATCGTGTTCGCTGCGCTGCTGCGATGGGTTCGGCTCAATCAATCCGATCTGCTCACAAACGACGAGCTGCGCAAGGCCGGCATCTCTTTCGAAGCCGATCAACTCACGCAAACGACCGTCGACCTGTCGATCAAGCTCAGGCTCACCGAAAGCGTGCTCGTCGCGACCGACGACGCCGGCGCGCAGACGATCACGCACGTCGACGAACCCGTGCCCGAGTGGGACATGCAAAGTCTTGTCGATCCGCAATGGACGAACCAAGCTCGCTCGAATCATGGGCCGGCGCACTGCTCTCGCAGCTCGCGCCGGCGGCCCGTCGCACCGTAA
- the lysC gene encoding Rz1-like lysis system protein LysC (LysC is an Rz1-like component of a phage lytic system, substantially overlapping although not fully embedded in the gene for the Rz-like LysB component.) — translation MLYACTTAPRSPEPTNTILQCAPVARCTLPAMTPRTNDELRRTLDVTEAAWGECAARVDMIVTCQARGLPVADEAGHE, via the coding sequence ATGTTGTACGCCTGTACAACCGCCCCGCGATCACCGGAGCCGACGAATACCATTCTGCAATGCGCGCCCGTCGCGCGCTGCACGCTGCCGGCGATGACCCCGCGCACGAATGACGAGCTGCGCCGCACGCTCGACGTGACCGAGGCGGCATGGGGCGAATGTGCGGCCCGCGTCGACATGATCGTGACGTGCCAGGCCCGAGGCCTGCCCGTAGCCGACGAGGCCGGCCATGAATAA
- the lysB gene encoding Rz-like lysis system protein LysB (The gene for this Rz-like phage lysis system protein may overlap extensively with the gene for the other spanin subunit, the Rz1-like protein in the outer membrane.), which translates to MLALIAGGFYVKALRAELADAQDATRTAQETVGRRDATIAELQRKALDDARDLAQLEAKRQSIAAELLQSETDFEALKNENDELRAWADGALPDDVVRLYNRPAITGADEYHSAMRARRALHAAGDDPAHE; encoded by the coding sequence GTGCTCGCGCTCATCGCCGGCGGATTTTACGTGAAGGCCTTGCGCGCCGAGCTGGCCGACGCGCAAGACGCCACGCGCACGGCGCAAGAGACGGTTGGCCGGCGCGACGCGACGATCGCCGAGCTACAGCGCAAGGCGCTCGACGACGCCCGCGACCTCGCGCAGCTCGAGGCGAAGCGCCAAAGCATCGCGGCCGAGCTATTGCAATCCGAAACCGACTTTGAGGCCTTGAAGAATGAAAACGACGAGCTACGCGCATGGGCTGACGGCGCTTTGCCTGACGATGTTGTACGCCTGTACAACCGCCCCGCGATCACCGGAGCCGACGAATACCATTCTGCAATGCGCGCCCGTCGCGCGCTGCACGCTGCCGGCGATGACCCCGCGCACGAATGA
- a CDS encoding diguanylate cyclase domain-containing protein, producing MTRPPHDANNTKSSRRALILAPMLVVLILGILWMTILLRLQVEKAAVIRDTRAAARTLADALATHTLKTVHDVDEIALLVKFGYESAPKAFDLARYQAYGLISADTALQVTIAGAEGHVIASTLPFSGAIDLSDREHFRVHRLRANSGLFISQPLLGRISNKWSIQGTRRINRRDGSFGGVVIVSENPSYLTDGFYNSAALGEHGMIAVLSGRGFMLSRRAGDAPSRIGDVLPKGYATLRKTDPDDFPDPLDHIERVVASHYLEQYGLTVVAGLSVNEALDDYFKMRRVYVIMASAISLVLVALSTWITALILKMLKGKEKLRHLSQTDRLTDLPNRGRIVDLLDEAIAAPDAVGKVGAIFVDLDRFKELNDTFGHQCGDDILATVAARLRATVQGRGVVGRLGGDEFLIVIKAESAAVVVKRIADELSAALQIPLNSRWEVDLIGASLGVSVMEAGDDSSELIRKADFAMYEAKNRRSLRNTPAKTSFVVGL from the coding sequence ATGACTCGACCACCCCACGACGCAAACAATACGAAATCCAGCCGTCGGGCGCTTATCCTCGCGCCCATGCTCGTCGTTCTCATCCTCGGCATTTTGTGGATGACAATTCTCTTGCGCCTGCAGGTTGAGAAAGCGGCGGTGATACGCGATACGCGGGCGGCGGCACGCACACTGGCCGATGCGTTGGCAACCCATACGCTCAAGACTGTGCACGATGTCGACGAGATCGCACTGCTCGTGAAATTCGGATACGAAAGCGCGCCCAAGGCATTCGATCTTGCACGATACCAGGCATACGGTTTAATCAGCGCCGACACCGCGTTGCAGGTCACGATAGCGGGAGCAGAGGGCCACGTCATCGCCTCGACGCTGCCATTTTCCGGTGCGATTGATCTGAGCGATCGGGAACACTTTCGTGTTCATCGTCTGCGCGCTAACTCGGGACTCTTCATCAGCCAGCCTTTGCTAGGACGTATATCAAACAAGTGGTCCATTCAGGGCACGCGACGCATAAACCGCCGCGATGGGAGCTTCGGCGGAGTAGTGATCGTCTCGGAAAATCCGTCCTATCTGACCGACGGTTTCTACAACAGTGCTGCGCTTGGCGAGCACGGCATGATCGCCGTCCTGTCTGGCCGCGGGTTCATGCTGTCTCGTCGCGCCGGAGATGCACCGAGCAGGATCGGAGACGTGCTGCCGAAGGGCTATGCCACGCTCCGCAAGACGGACCCGGACGACTTTCCCGATCCCCTCGATCATATCGAGCGCGTGGTAGCAAGTCATTATCTCGAACAATACGGTCTTACCGTGGTCGCCGGTCTGTCCGTCAACGAGGCGCTGGACGACTACTTCAAGATGCGCCGCGTGTACGTGATCATGGCATCGGCCATCTCTCTAGTGCTCGTGGCACTGTCCACCTGGATTACTGCGCTGATCCTCAAAATGCTGAAGGGCAAAGAAAAGTTGCGGCATCTTTCACAGACCGATCGCCTCACGGATTTACCCAATCGCGGCAGAATCGTTGACCTGCTTGACGAGGCTATCGCCGCCCCGGACGCGGTTGGGAAGGTGGGGGCCATCTTCGTCGATCTGGATAGATTCAAAGAACTTAACGATACTTTCGGCCACCAGTGTGGAGACGACATTCTGGCCACAGTGGCCGCACGCCTGCGGGCCACGGTACAGGGCCGCGGCGTAGTGGGCCGCCTCGGTGGTGACGAGTTTCTCATCGTGATCAAGGCTGAGTCCGCGGCTGTCGTGGTCAAGCGAATCGCTGATGAATTGAGCGCCGCGCTTCAGATTCCCCTGAACTCACGCTGGGAGGTCGATCTCATTGGCGCAAGCCTGGGTGTTTCAGTCATGGAAGCCGGCGACGACTCCAGCGAACTGATCAGGAAAGCCGATTTCGCGATGTACGAAGCGAAGAATCGACGGTCTTTACGCAACACACCGGCGAAAACAAGCTTCGTGGTGGGCTTATGA
- a CDS encoding host attachment protein, protein MAADLATDHAERLIMAVTTWVVVADGSRARFFETPGLKLDLREIEDLVNIAPSGPALSEKDREKFAKTVADRVEQGRLHQRYQRLRFAVEPKFLGMLRKRLSEETRQMIFEEINEDLSALDAREIQAHLRRH, encoded by the coding sequence ATGGCCGCCGATCTGGCGACCGATCACGCAGAGAGGCTCATCATGGCTGTCACTACCTGGGTTGTCGTTGCCGACGGCAGCCGTGCACGATTCTTCGAGACACCGGGACTCAAACTGGATTTGCGGGAAATCGAAGACCTCGTCAATATCGCCCCGAGTGGACCGGCGCTGAGCGAGAAGGATCGCGAAAAATTCGCGAAGACCGTCGCCGACCGCGTCGAACAGGGACGGCTTCATCAACGGTATCAGCGATTGCGTTTTGCCGTGGAGCCAAAGTTTCTCGGGATGCTGCGCAAGCGTCTGAGCGAGGAGACCCGTCAGATGATTTTCGAAGAGATCAACGAAGATCTCTCGGCCCTCGATGCGCGCGAAATTCAAGCGCACCTGCGAAGGCATTGA
- a CDS encoding alkene reductase: MPDTEIAPAEAGQHDEQFPLRKLFEPLKVGPHNLRHRVVMAPLTRSRASRPGNIPSQLNACYYAQRAAAALIISEATQVSMQGQGYAWTPGIHSREQVEGWRLVADAVHEAGGLMFMQLWHVGRISHPSLQPDEMLPVAPSAVQPKAEAFIENERGEGVVAPCVTPRALQVEEMPYLVRQYFRGARNAKAAGMDGVEVHGANGYLLDQFLLSGTNRRTDEYGGSSERRARLMFEVIETVCEVWGPEKVGVRLSPLGIFNDMHDDDPEATFSYVIEKLNRYGLAYLHIVNPALAATGEDVAFTERAKRMSEMIRRTYRGVLMVAGGFDGSSAERWLEDGNADLIAFGRLFIANPDLPERFRSHAPLNSPDPSTFYGGGERGYTDYPSLAQERGEAPRSVIDGRWR; encoded by the coding sequence ATGCCTGATACGGAAATCGCGCCCGCGGAAGCCGGGCAGCACGACGAGCAATTCCCGCTGCGCAAGCTCTTCGAACCCTTAAAGGTGGGACCGCACAACCTGCGTCATCGTGTCGTGATGGCGCCACTGACGCGTTCGCGCGCGAGCCGGCCAGGCAACATACCGTCGCAGCTGAACGCCTGCTATTACGCGCAGCGCGCAGCGGCCGCACTCATCATCAGCGAGGCGACGCAGGTGTCGATGCAAGGACAGGGCTATGCATGGACGCCTGGGATCCATAGTCGCGAGCAGGTCGAAGGCTGGCGGCTCGTGGCGGACGCCGTGCACGAGGCGGGCGGGTTGATGTTCATGCAGCTCTGGCACGTCGGACGCATATCGCACCCCTCGTTGCAGCCCGATGAAATGCTGCCCGTTGCGCCCTCTGCGGTCCAGCCGAAAGCGGAGGCGTTCATCGAGAACGAGCGCGGCGAAGGTGTCGTCGCGCCCTGCGTCACGCCTCGCGCGCTGCAGGTCGAAGAGATGCCGTATCTCGTGCGCCAATACTTCAGGGGTGCGCGCAACGCAAAGGCTGCCGGTATGGACGGCGTCGAAGTGCACGGTGCGAACGGGTATCTGCTCGACCAGTTTCTGCTGTCCGGCACGAACCGCCGCACGGACGAATACGGCGGATCGAGCGAGCGTCGAGCCAGGTTGATGTTCGAGGTGATCGAAACGGTTTGCGAAGTGTGGGGGCCGGAAAAGGTCGGCGTACGGCTCTCTCCTCTCGGCATCTTCAACGACATGCATGACGACGATCCCGAGGCGACCTTTTCTTACGTCATCGAGAAGCTCAATCGATACGGGCTGGCTTATTTGCACATCGTTAATCCCGCGCTGGCGGCGACCGGTGAGGATGTCGCTTTCACGGAGCGCGCGAAACGCATGAGCGAGATGATACGCCGCACTTATCGTGGTGTGCTGATGGTCGCGGGCGGGTTCGACGGCAGCAGTGCGGAAAGATGGCTCGAGGACGGCAATGCGGACCTGATCGCGTTCGGACGCTTGTTCATCGCCAATCCAGACCTGCCGGAACGCTTCCGGTCGCACGCTCCGCTCAATTCGCCGGATCCGTCCACGTTCTACGGAGGCGGCGAGCGCGGGTATACCGACTATCCGTCGCTCGCGCAGGAGCGCGGGGAGGCCCCACGGTCCGTGATCGATGGGCGTTGGAGATAG
- a CDS encoding AraC family transcriptional regulator, with protein MKQETRSTPDHGLRCQAMNVAFADGGLNSVQGLRLVIPTGSTVARAAGSDGPGMSHSILISAPFVAIIPAGAQLAIDADNDPTGWVIALKPGVLGQVSQEAFDAVPKWSRSWDPFLREAADTLAALHHANLIDAACADAFADVISVHIALRYGHCAGAAEPETPLTRPMLTRIEAFVHEHIAETILVEQLAVLVNMGASTFARAFKTATGKPPHRYVTLERVRFAKTMLCETTIPLVDVGARAGFQTQQHFTEVFHRYTGVTPRAYRLAHRNVGS; from the coding sequence ATGAAGCAAGAAACAAGATCAACCCCGGATCACGGGTTACGCTGCCAAGCAATGAATGTCGCTTTCGCCGATGGCGGCCTGAATTCGGTGCAGGGACTTCGCCTCGTTATACCGACAGGTAGCACTGTTGCGCGGGCTGCGGGCAGCGACGGTCCCGGAATGAGTCACTCCATCCTGATCAGTGCACCATTTGTCGCAATCATTCCGGCGGGGGCGCAGTTGGCCATAGACGCTGACAACGATCCCACGGGATGGGTTATCGCACTCAAACCGGGCGTACTTGGGCAAGTCTCGCAAGAAGCGTTTGACGCGGTCCCGAAATGGTCCAGGTCTTGGGATCCGTTCCTGCGCGAGGCCGCGGACACATTGGCTGCTTTGCATCATGCGAATCTCATCGACGCTGCCTGCGCCGACGCTTTTGCAGATGTCATCTCGGTGCACATCGCTCTGCGCTACGGACACTGTGCTGGTGCGGCCGAGCCGGAGACGCCTCTTACGCGTCCAATGCTGACTCGCATTGAAGCCTTCGTTCACGAGCACATAGCCGAAACCATTTTGGTCGAGCAACTCGCAGTGCTGGTGAACATGGGTGCATCAACCTTTGCGCGTGCTTTCAAAACGGCAACAGGTAAACCGCCCCATCGTTACGTGACACTCGAACGGGTGAGATTTGCCAAGACAATGTTGTGCGAGACAACCATTCCCCTGGTTGACGTTGGCGCGCGCGCGGGGTTCCAGACTCAGCAGCATTTCACCGAAGTGTTTCATCGATACACCGGTGTGACGCCGCGCGCATACCGACTTGCCCACCGGAACGTCGGTAGCTGA
- a CDS encoding IS256 family transposase translates to MSKFTEKEVVGLSATGLGLDELVRQGARQVIQQAIEAELSALLERFSNVKTLHGQRAVVRNGYLPEREVLTAAGPIAVKVPKVRDRSGSGVKFNSSIVPPYVRKSPRVSAALPWLYLKGISTGDMSEALSVLLGDDAKGLSANVVSRLKAQWADEHANWSRRDLSKSRYVYWWVDGIHTGLRSENSDGQCLLVIIGVRPDGRKERVAIGDGYRESKASWQELLLDLKARGLQAGPLLAVGDGAMGFWAALEEVFPATRGQRCWFHKMGNVLNALPKSQQGRAKADLQAIWMAATRADAHTAFDRFVAVYAGKYPKATETLKKDRESLLAFYDFPAEHWQHLRTTNAIESTFATVRHRTTRTRNCVSRPTFLGLAFKLIEEAEKTWRRINGPEQIKLLLEGIAFGDGEPVQGDQPGQQKLAA, encoded by the coding sequence ATGAGCAAGTTTACGGAAAAAGAAGTCGTAGGTCTATCGGCAACCGGTCTGGGTCTGGACGAACTGGTCCGGCAGGGAGCGCGGCAGGTGATCCAGCAGGCAATCGAAGCAGAGCTGTCGGCGCTGCTGGAGCGGTTCTCGAACGTCAAGACCCTGCACGGACAGCGTGCCGTGGTGCGCAATGGCTATCTGCCGGAGCGCGAAGTGCTGACCGCGGCCGGCCCCATTGCGGTGAAGGTCCCGAAGGTTCGCGATCGATCAGGATCAGGTGTGAAGTTCAATTCATCGATTGTGCCGCCGTACGTGAGGAAGTCGCCGCGCGTGAGTGCCGCGCTGCCGTGGCTGTATCTGAAGGGCATCTCGACGGGCGACATGAGCGAGGCGCTGAGCGTGCTGCTGGGAGATGACGCCAAAGGCTTGTCGGCCAATGTGGTGAGTCGGCTGAAAGCCCAATGGGCCGACGAGCACGCCAACTGGAGTCGGCGGGACCTATCAAAGTCGCGCTACGTGTATTGGTGGGTTGACGGCATTCACACCGGGCTGCGAAGCGAGAACTCTGACGGCCAGTGCCTGCTCGTGATCATCGGAGTGAGGCCCGATGGACGCAAGGAGCGTGTGGCAATCGGCGACGGGTATCGCGAGTCGAAGGCGTCCTGGCAGGAGCTGCTACTGGACCTGAAGGCGCGCGGCTTGCAGGCCGGTCCGCTGCTGGCAGTCGGCGATGGGGCGATGGGCTTCTGGGCTGCGCTGGAAGAAGTGTTTCCTGCGACACGCGGCCAGCGCTGCTGGTTTCACAAGATGGGCAACGTGCTCAACGCGCTGCCGAAGTCGCAACAGGGACGCGCGAAGGCAGACCTGCAGGCAATCTGGATGGCCGCTACGCGCGCCGACGCGCACACTGCGTTCGATCGTTTCGTAGCGGTCTACGCGGGGAAATACCCGAAGGCGACTGAGACGTTGAAGAAAGATCGGGAAAGTCTGCTGGCGTTTTACGACTTCCCGGCCGAGCACTGGCAGCATTTGCGCACGACGAATGCGATTGAGTCGACGTTCGCGACCGTGCGCCACCGCACTACGCGTACGCGCAACTGTGTGTCGCGACCAACCTTCCTCGGCCTGGCATTCAAGCTGATCGAGGAAGCCGAGAAAACCTGGCGCCGCATCAACGGCCCCGAACAGATCAAGCTGTTGCTGGAGGGAATTGCCTTCGGGGACGGCGAACCGGTGCAAGGCGATCAACCGGGTCAGCAGAAACTCGCCGCTTGA
- a CDS encoding maleylacetate reductase has translation MTPIYGLTEDGLKGMGRNLRVLPKTLIHDPGCHVNCRPTCLS, from the coding sequence ATGACACCGATCTATGGTCTGACCGAGGACGGTCTGAAAGGTATGGGACGCAACCTGCGTGTGTTGCCGAAGACGCTTATCCACGACCCGGGCTGTCACGTGAATTGCCGCCCGACCTGTCTTTCGTGA
- a CDS encoding MgtC/SapB family protein, with protein sequence MISHVQLLEAILRMVAAVLVGCIVGLDRNLHGKPTGVKTLGLVALGSCLVTMAGMSFELHGFSDSSDAGRAIQGVITGIGFLGAGVILQDRATGRISGLTTAASIWVTAALGIVCGIGAWQIAGIATALLLLLLSVGGSIERALHRRWLRKSPEEQAAVMRHDE encoded by the coding sequence ATGATTTCACACGTGCAATTGCTTGAGGCGATCTTGCGCATGGTCGCGGCAGTGCTGGTGGGTTGTATCGTCGGGCTCGATCGAAACCTGCACGGCAAGCCAACCGGTGTCAAGACGCTAGGCCTCGTTGCGCTTGGTTCCTGTCTCGTCACAATGGCCGGCATGTCCTTCGAACTGCACGGTTTCAGCGACAGCAGTGACGCCGGCCGTGCGATTCAGGGCGTCATTACGGGCATCGGTTTTCTCGGCGCCGGGGTGATCCTTCAAGACCGCGCCACCGGAAGGATCAGCGGCTTGACGACGGCGGCTTCGATCTGGGTCACCGCCGCGCTCGGCATTGTGTGCGGCATCGGCGCATGGCAGATTGCGGGTATTGCCACCGCCCTGCTCCTGCTGCTGCTCTCGGTGGGCGGCAGCATTGAACGTGCGTTGCACCGGCGCTGGTTAAGAAAGTCGCCTGAAGAGCAGGCGGCGGTCATGCGGCACGACGAATAG
- a CDS encoding PRC-barrel domain-containing protein gives MKANLLVLLLASSLGLAPDANAQVAGAQPLGVSVEESAAIVAGWSVRKSIMDKPVFNEKGERVGVIHDIIVAPDRSVSFAIVAANQFLGVSHHDVAIPIEQLDFVNGKLVLAGATKDAIKALPEFQYAKVRATPKARSDYSEHH, from the coding sequence ATGAAAGCGAATCTCCTTGTATTGCTGCTCGCGTCGTCGCTTGGACTCGCTCCAGACGCGAACGCCCAGGTGGCCGGCGCCCAACCGCTTGGTGTCAGCGTGGAAGAGTCGGCCGCGATCGTGGCAGGCTGGAGCGTGAGAAAGTCGATCATGGACAAGCCGGTCTTCAACGAGAAGGGTGAGCGTGTCGGTGTCATTCATGACATTATCGTGGCACCGGATCGGTCGGTATCGTTTGCAATCGTCGCCGCAAACCAGTTTCTGGGGGTGTCGCATCACGACGTGGCCATTCCGATTGAGCAGCTCGATTTCGTCAATGGCAAACTAGTGCTTGCCGGTGCGACGAAAGATGCGATCAAGGCGCTGCCCGAGTTTCAATACGCAAAGGTACGCGCGACACCTAAGGCGAGGTCCGACTACAGCGAGCATCACTGA